TGAACTCTAGCTACAACTTCTCTATAAATCATCATGTTAAACCAACATAATTCTCTACGAACAATATTCTCTATCCCATAAACATAAGAACTTTTATAACCTCATAATAGATAGGTAGAGAAGCACGTCAAACACTATAGACTCACACATTGAGAGAACTCAATAGTGCTAAGGTCTCTAACTCAAAGATCATTATCAATAGTGTTAGAAACTATCAAAGGATGCAGAAAGTCTGTAGAAGGTTTATTTATTGAGACTTTTGTATAGTCTAGTATAGAATTGTTGCAGAAGGTTATGTTTGTATTGATTTGAGAAAGACTTAAAGTAGTGTAGAGAGTTTGATGATGTTTGATGATGAGTTTTTCGGGGAATGTGAGGATACCGATGATTGTGTGGTTACCCACTGAGTTTTTGTTTATGGAAATATTTGTTTTGTTTTATGTTAGTAGTTTTAGGTGGTCTTCTATGTAGTTTGCATGATCTACTATTCTCTCTATATGCCTCATTATGAGTACTTTTAGTGATGTTGATCGATCTACATATTCTCTCGATATAACCTCTTTTAATAGTGCTCTATATTGTGTATCTACATTATTGTCTATCTCCAGAATTGCTCTTTCGTTTACTGGTTTAAGCTCTACAAGATCTTTTAATGCATTTTCAACTGCTTTAATTGCATATCTGAACATTTCTGAAGCTCCCTTGATACTTGCTATACTTTCTGGTGTCAGCATTATGTCTATTCTTGCTATCTCTCTACAGTATCTAGATATTCTATAGACATCGTATGCTATACTTATCAATGTATGAGCAATGAGGAGCTCTTTACCTAAAGGCTGTCTTCTGGCTATGAATACCAGAACCTCATTTACGAATTCTCTCCTTATCCTATCGAGTATAGATGAGATCTCGTCTATCTCTCTCCATAGACTTTCTCTAACAGAGGTATTGCTTTCGTTAAAGAGTTCAGAGGTCTTGATCATTACCTTGTGTGTATGTTCAGCCATATGGAGTAGTATAGATCTAAGTCTCTCGAGCTCATCTATCAAGAGCATACCTATATCTCACCTCTAAGGAACTTAGCTGTGAACTCATTCGATGGATGGAGAAATATTCTTGAAGCAGCCCCTTGTTCAACTACAGCTCCATCATATATAAGTGTAACACTATCAGCAACTCTAGCTGCTTGATGTGGTGAATGAGTCACCATAACTATCGTTACATCGTTTTTAAGCGACACTATAGCCTCCTCAAGTTTTCTAGCATTAACAGGATCTATATTTGCTGTTGGTTCATCTAGTAGAAGTATCTTTGGCTTCATGGCTAACGCTCTAGCAAGACACAGTCTCTGTCTCTGACCTCCACTAAGCTCGTTTGGATACTTATTCAGTCTATCCTTAACCTCGTCCCAAAGCATAGCTTTTTCTAAAGCCCATCTAACTACTTCATCTAGATCTCTCTTGTTTCTAGCAACACCATTGAGTCTAGCAGCTATCGCTATATTCCAGTATATAGACATATGGGGAAACGGGTTAGGTACCTGGAAAACCATACCTATATCTCTCCTTAGAGTATATGGATCTATCTCAAATACATTTCTACCCAATACATATACCTCTCCAGAAACTTTAATATTCGGTGTCAAGTCTATGAGTCTGTTTATAACCCTCAATAAAGTTGTTTTACCTGAACCAGAGGGACCCATAATTACATGAATTGTGTTGGGCTCTATATCCATAGACACGTTCTTAAGGATATGTCTATCACTTATATAGAGGTTCAGATTCTTGATCTCTATAGCATACCTCATAACTTCACCTCTTTAACGATTGTTTTAACTGTGATAAATATAGCTATATAGATGAATAGAAGTACTAGTGCTGCTCCCCAAGCTATCTCGTGATAAACTTTGAATGGAGTTGTTATGAAATCGAATATAAGTAGAGGTATAGTATCTGTAGGAGCTCTAATATCTATGTTTACACCAACTCTATATCTTCCAACAGTAAAGAGTAGAGTTGCTGTCTCCCCCATAGCTCTTGCAAACGTTATCAATATGCTTACAACAATAGCTTTTCTAGCTATTGGTATAAACACCTTGATTACTGTTTGCCACCTGTTCATACCTATAGAGTAAGAGGCTTCTCTATAGGTCTGTGGAACAGATCTTAATGCAGATGAAAATGATGTATATGCATATGGGAGAGATATCAGGGATAAAGCTACTGCTCCCGCTAGAGCAGAGAACCTATTCATCGGAACAACAACTAGTGCATAGACAAACATTGATACAACTATAGTGGGTATACTTGCAAAAGATCTAGAGAGAATATCTGTAAGTCTGGATAGAGGGTTAGAGGGAAATTCTGTAGAAAGTATTGCCGCCGATAATGCTAAGGCTATGGTTATAGGTAGAGATGTTAGTGTAGTTATGAAGGAGCCTACAAGTGATGGAGCTATACCGCCTATATCTCTCGATATGGGTGGTGGAGGTATATCTGTAAAGAATCTAATACCTGCTCTAGCTATAGTCTGTATACCGTTTATTGCTATAGTTATAATCATGTGTAGTAATGGCAGTAGAGCTATAGCAGACATCAAGATCACTAATAATATAAAGAGCTTATCTCTCACATCTCTCCATCTAGACAACGATTTTCACCCTCCATCTATCTAGAATCATCAATCCAGCGAAACTAAGGATAAGTGTTGCAAAAAGTATCACTAGTGCAGATGCATGTAGAACTGATTCAGCGTATATATACAGACCTGCGTTTTCGTAGTTAGAGGCTATTAATGCAGATACTGTGTACCCAGGTGCAAAAATACATGGGCTTAGATTCATCGAGTTCCCTATAGTCACTACAGCTATAGTTGTTTCTCCAGCAGCTCTAGCGAAACCAAGTATAGCTGATGCAAGTATCGCTGGCTTGGCTAGAGATAGAAGTATCTTTGTTGTTTCGTATCTAGTAGCCCCTATACCTAGACAAGCTTCTCTGTATATCGATGGAATCAATCTATAGGATTCTACTATAATCGATGTCATGTAGGGCACAATAGATATACCTATAGCTATTCCAGCAGTAAATATAGAGAAACCTGTTACAGGTCTACAGGAGAAGAAAGGTATAAATCCTAGATACATATGTAGAGGCTCCATGATGTAACTCCGAAGGAAGGGCGCTAAATAGTTTAGAGACCAGACAGCATATACGATCGTCGGTATACCGCCCATAAGCTCTACAACTGATGAAAATATATCCCTAATTCTACCCCTCAAGAACTCGGTGATGAGTATCGATAGAGGTAATGAAAAGAATAGAGAGATAAAGACAGCGATAAAAGAAGCTGTAAATGTACCGATAATAGGTGCCAGAACCCCATACACCTCTTTCTCTGGATCCCATATACTTTCCGTAAATAGTTTTACTCCAAACATCTTGATAGAGTCTAGAGAATTGGAGGAGAATATTATGAGAAAGAGCACAAGAATGCTCGAGATTATGAAAGCTGTAGGTAGAAAGGAAATCAAAAAAAGCCTATCATGTTTCGATCTAGACATATACCATACCTTGCATCTTAATAGTGTCTCGAAATCTCTAGCTAATAGGATCAGTATTTAACTCTATATCAGCTATTACCTAGCTCTCTAGTAGTCTAGCTGCAGATAAAAGTAGTTCTACTACTTGTTGCGGAGGAGCTACATATCCTTGAACCATATTGCTGTATCCCTCTATAGCTATCCACTTCAGAAACTCACTAAGAGCTAGAGCTTTGTTGCGATCTCCATATTCTCTCCATACAAATAGGAATGCCAGAGATGATATCGGGTAAGAACCTTCATGTGGAGAGTATATTACTTCTACAAACATTTCACTAAAATCCTCTAGAGGCGAAGAGGGTATAGGTACACCTTTAGCTGCATTCCTTATAGCTTCATCTGTAGGTAGAACAAATCTTCCTGCTGCATTCCTTATAGCTGCTATAGGTAGATTGTTCTCTAGCGCATAACTTAGTTCAACATATCCAATAGAGTAAGGCGTCTGTAAAACTGTAGCTGTAACTCCTTCATTACCTTTAGCACCAATACCTCTCCCAGTAGCATCAATAGGCCAGTTAACTACCTTACCAACGAGGTCCTTACCCCATATGTTTGGTGCAGCCTTGTTTAGGAATACCGTGAATATCTCTGTAGTACCACTTGAATCTGATCTGTGGATAGCTATGATCTGTTTACGTGGAAGGATATTGGCTATATCTGGGTTCAACTCTTTTATTGCT
This portion of the Ignisphaera sp. genome encodes:
- a CDS encoding PhoU domain-containing protein → MLLIDELERLRSILLHMAEHTHKVMIKTSELFNESNTSVRESLWREIDEISSILDRIRREFVNEVLVFIARRQPLGKELLIAHTLISIAYDVYRISRYCREIARIDIMLTPESIASIKGASEMFRYAIKAVENALKDLVELKPVNERAILEIDNNVDTQYRALLKEVISREYVDRSTSLKVLIMRHIERIVDHANYIEDHLKLLT
- a CDS encoding phosphate ABC transporter ATP-binding protein, with the protein product MRYAIEIKNLNLYISDRHILKNVSMDIEPNTIHVIMGPSGSGKTTLLRVINRLIDLTPNIKVSGEVYVLGRNVFEIDPYTLRRDIGMVFQVPNPFPHMSIYWNIAIAARLNGVARNKRDLDEVVRWALEKAMLWDEVKDRLNKYPNELSGGQRQRLCLARALAMKPKILLLDEPTANIDPVNARKLEEAIVSLKNDVTIVMVTHSPHQAARVADSVTLIYDGAVVEQGAASRIFLHPSNEFTAKFLRGEI
- a CDS encoding PstA family ABC transporter permease; this translates as MSRWRDVRDKLFILLVILMSAIALLPLLHMIITIAINGIQTIARAGIRFFTDIPPPPISRDIGGIAPSLVGSFITTLTSLPITIALALSAAILSTEFPSNPLSRLTDILSRSFASIPTIVVSMFVYALVVVPMNRFSALAGAVALSLISLPYAYTSFSSALRSVPQTYREASYSIGMNRWQTVIKVFIPIARKAIVVSILITFARAMGETATLLFTVGRYRVGVNIDIRAPTDTIPLLIFDFITTPFKVYHEIAWGAALVLLFIYIAIFITVKTIVKEVKL
- the pstC gene encoding phosphate ABC transporter permease subunit PstC, with the protein product MSRSKHDRLFLISFLPTAFIISSILVLFLIIFSSNSLDSIKMFGVKLFTESIWDPEKEVYGVLAPIIGTFTASFIAVFISLFFSLPLSILITEFLRGRIRDIFSSVVELMGGIPTIVYAVWSLNYLAPFLRSYIMEPLHMYLGFIPFFSCRPVTGFSIFTAGIAIGISIVPYMTSIIVESYRLIPSIYREACLGIGATRYETTKILLSLAKPAILASAILGFARAAGETTIAVVTIGNSMNLSPCIFAPGYTVSALIASNYENAGLYIYAESVLHASALVILFATLILSFAGLMILDRWRVKIVV
- the pstS gene encoding phosphate ABC transporter substrate-binding protein PstS: MITLSRMVIVIAVAVIVTAIAVYSLTHIMLASDRKEQYVTLTRTVQQTIHQTVTVLQTTTIMTTVTPITTTVTVPATVRYTPRPEVRGLSVSGAGASFQYPQIAQWARLFKEVAGVEVTYQSVGSGAGQKMFLVDRVTDFAASDPPLTKSQYEQYRGQVMQIPWIMGAVVVVYNVPEIKGHNLKLTGEVIAKIYRGEIEYWDDPAIKELNPDIANILPRKQIIAIHRSDSSGTTEIFTVFLNKAAPNIWGKDLVGKVVNWPIDATGRGIGAKGNEGVTATVLQTPYSIGYVELSYALENNLPIAAIRNAAGRFVLPTDEAIRNAAKGVPIPSSPLEDFSEMFVEVIYSPHEGSYPISSLAFLFVWREYGDRNKALALSEFLKWIAIEGYSNMVQGYVAPPQQVVELLLSAARLLES